A section of the Candidatus Fusobacterium pullicola genome encodes:
- the rpmE gene encoding 50S ribosomal protein L31, translating into MKNGIHPKYEVITVECTCGEKFETRSTYSKGSELKIAVCSKCHPFYTGKAKFIDAAGRVDKFNKKYSIKK; encoded by the coding sequence ATGAAAAACGGAATTCATCCAAAATATGAAGTTATAACTGTTGAATGTACTTGTGGAGAGAAATTCGAAACTAGATCAACATATTCTAAAGGGAGCGAACTTAAAATAGCTGTATGTTCAAAATGCCATCCATTCTATACTGGAAAAGCTAAGTTCATCGATGCAGCTGGAAGAGTTGACAAATTCAACAAAAAATATAGCATTAAAAAATAG
- a CDS encoding ribonuclease H family protein, with amino-acid sequence MVAKKFYAYFLENEKTFGIVDTWDECKNLVHGKKARYKSFPSEVECKKWLESGANYEKKAEIKKDIQKELPTGIYFDAGTGRGIGVETRVTDVNGTPLLQFNSLGYIPNEFGNIHLGKEKTNNYGELLGLFLALDIATKANYKNIYGDSNLVIYFWSKGIFKKDNLSTETVDLILKVIEARKKFELAGGTIEYISGDYNPADLGFHK; translated from the coding sequence ATTGTGGCAAAAAAATTTTATGCATATTTCTTAGAAAATGAAAAAACTTTTGGAATTGTTGATACTTGGGATGAGTGTAAAAACTTAGTTCATGGAAAAAAAGCTAGATACAAATCTTTTCCTAGCGAAGTAGAGTGTAAAAAGTGGTTAGAATCTGGAGCTAATTATGAAAAAAAAGCTGAGATAAAAAAAGATATTCAAAAGGAACTTCCAACTGGAATCTATTTTGATGCCGGTACTGGTAGAGGAATAGGGGTAGAAACTAGAGTTACAGATGTAAATGGAACCCCTCTCTTACAGTTTAACTCTTTAGGATACATACCTAATGAATTTGGAAATATTCATTTAGGAAAGGAAAAAACTAATAATTATGGTGAACTTTTAGGTCTTTTCCTAGCTCTTGATATTGCTACTAAAGCAAACTATAAAAATATATATGGAGATAGCAACCTAGTTATCTATTTTTGGTCAAAGGGAATCTTTAAAAAAGATAATCTTTCTACCGAAACTGTTGATTTAATTTTAAAAGTTATTGAAGCTAGAAAAAAATTTGAGCTTGCTGGTGGAACTATAGAATATATTTCTGGAGATTATAATCCAGCTGATCTAGGATTTCATAAATAA
- a CDS encoding TIGR02206 family membrane protein, which yields METFKLFSNEHFVLIFSNIIFFIFLLFIANFFDKRYFAKITAIVIFILKLAELSYRHLYNNEEIFELLPLHLCNITLIFVIIMMLSGSKSLFQLCFYWSVGAIFAVATPDVKYSFPNFMTVSFFITHFYILFAVAYFYLYFSFRPAIWGYFTAFFTINIICLGVYFLNVHLGTNYLYVNRVPSFSSPLNYFGEWPYYIIVVELIYIILTYLLYLPFRSRAVKFGKTKFY from the coding sequence ATGGAAACTTTTAAACTTTTTAGTAATGAGCATTTTGTCTTAATTTTTTCAAATATTATATTTTTTATATTTTTACTCTTTATTGCTAACTTTTTTGACAAAAGATATTTTGCAAAAATTACAGCAATCGTAATATTTATTCTTAAATTAGCTGAATTAAGCTATAGACATCTATACAATAATGAAGAAATTTTTGAGCTTTTACCCCTTCATCTTTGTAATATCACTTTAATTTTTGTTATAATTATGATGTTAAGTGGTTCAAAATCTCTATTTCAATTATGTTTTTATTGGAGTGTTGGAGCAATCTTTGCCGTTGCTACCCCAGATGTAAAATACTCTTTTCCAAATTTTATGACAGTAAGTTTTTTCATCACACATTTTTATATTCTTTTTGCTGTTGCTTATTTCTATCTATATTTTAGTTTTAGACCGGCTATATGGGGGTATTTCACAGCATTTTTTACTATTAATATTATATGCTTGGGTGTTTATTTCTTAAATGTACATCTTGGAACAAATTATTTATATGTCAACAGAGTTCCTAGTTTTTCTTCACCTCTAAACTACTTTGGTGAATGGCCTTATTATATTATTGTAGTAGAATTGATATATATTATACTTACTTATTTACTATACCTTCCATTTAGAAGTAGAGCAGTAAAGTTTGGAAAAACTAAATTTTACTAA
- a CDS encoding TDT family transporter produces MILIKETLKKLPVAFTGLALGISGVSGALAVILNPVALYIGNFISLLLLLPIIIKNILHFETFKEELKHPTLGSFIPTLDMALMNFSVLLYVFSPILGKSLWLLCIALHFIFAVSFIYHRFNSWNLHHMVPSWFVPPIGIVVACVDSTSMNMPTLAHTLFYIGFFFYIIMLPFMLYRIIFVERIDDARLPTFAIMAAPPNLCLAGYLVAFNNPNPAIINFLFPLGLFMTALIYIAMFKIFRLSFTPVYASFTFPLAISSTAILKYSLYIKQFDLARGEFWYIFSTVATTFATLLITWIFIKMLIFVNKNIINS; encoded by the coding sequence ATGATTCTAATCAAAGAAACTTTAAAAAAACTTCCTGTTGCATTTACAGGTTTAGCTTTAGGAATATCTGGAGTGAGTGGGGCTTTAGCTGTAATATTAAATCCAGTTGCCTTATATATAGGTAATTTTATTTCTCTACTATTATTATTACCTATTATAATAAAAAATATTCTACATTTTGAAACTTTTAAAGAGGAATTAAAACACCCTACACTAGGAAGTTTTATTCCAACTTTAGATATGGCTCTTATGAATTTTTCTGTATTGCTATATGTATTTTCTCCTATTTTAGGAAAATCTCTATGGCTTCTATGTATAGCTCTACACTTTATATTTGCCGTATCTTTTATCTACCATAGATTCAACTCTTGGAATTTACACCATATGGTTCCAAGTTGGTTTGTTCCCCCTATTGGAATAGTTGTTGCTTGTGTCGATTCTACATCTATGAATATGCCAACTTTAGCACATACTCTTTTCTATATAGGATTCTTTTTCTATATTATAATGCTTCCATTTATGTTATATAGAATTATCTTTGTAGAAAGAATTGATGATGCTAGATTACCTACATTTGCTATAATGGCAGCTCCACCTAACCTTTGTCTAGCTGGATATTTAGTGGCTTTTAATAATCCTAATCCTGCAATTATAAATTTTCTTTTCCCATTAGGATTATTTATGACTGCCCTTATCTATATAGCTATGTTTAAAATTTTTAGATTGAGTTTTACTCCAGTATATGCTTCATTTACTTTCCCTTTAGCTATTAGCTCTACTGCTATACTAAAATATTCACTATATATTAAGCAATTTGATTTAGCTAGAGGAGAGTTTTGGTATATTTTTTCTACAGTAGCTACTACCTTTGCAACTCTACTAATAACTTGGATATTTATTAAAATGTTAATATTTGTCAATAAAAACATAATAAATTCATAA
- a CDS encoding LemA family protein, whose amino-acid sequence MVTIIVILVLIVLLILMGIVYQNKFVKLQERVKNSWSQIDVQLQKRFDLIPNLVEVVKGYASHEKETLERVIAARTHYTTAGTIDEKIKASGELGSVLSRLMMVTESYPELKANANFMDLQNQLKDIENKIGFARQFYNDTVTAYNQAIRMIPGNIFAGIFNFKEEPLFKVEAEVREVPKVKF is encoded by the coding sequence ATGGTAACTATAATAGTAATTTTAGTTTTAATAGTGTTATTAATTTTAATGGGGATAGTATATCAAAATAAATTTGTAAAATTGCAAGAGAGAGTAAAAAACTCTTGGAGTCAGATAGATGTACAACTTCAAAAAAGATTTGATCTTATACCTAATCTTGTAGAGGTAGTAAAGGGATATGCAAGTCATGAAAAAGAGACATTAGAGAGAGTTATAGCTGCAAGAACTCACTATACAACGGCTGGTACTATAGATGAGAAGATAAAGGCTAGTGGTGAATTAGGAAGTGTACTGAGTAGACTTATGATGGTAACTGAGAGTTATCCAGAGTTAAAGGCAAATGCTAATTTTATGGACTTACAAAATCAACTTAAAGATATAGAGAATAAGATAGGTTTTGCACGTCAATTTTACAATGATACTGTAACAGCTTATAACCAAGCAATTAGAATGATACCAGGAAATATTTTTGCTGGAATATTTAATTTTAAAGAGGAACCATTATTTAAAGTTGAAGCTGAAGTTAGAGAGGTTCCAAAGGTAAAATTTTAG
- a CDS encoding DUF2207 domain-containing protein produces the protein MLKKLLILSILIFTTIFGSPAYNIEKLDIVANIERDGSLDVEERVIYDIDKINGILYNIDALGYGKLENLQVFYEDNGSLKKAENSVALAEGNYSVSTSEGVYKIKLYAPSQNEKREFVFTYTLTRGVTVYRDIAQLNRKMVGKDWQSPIKTIGVTINLPESVDKNDIYAFGHGPLTGNIEILNRKTVRYTLNNYYPGEFLEVNLLFPKNILTDFNPLLMKNKTALKEILDMEGRLAKEANEVRKKAVVGLYVGRAVFGVAMVWWVFLAIYIYQKNSKRYKVENEYGEYFRELPDNYSPAVAGTLISKRLYPDSRELFATLLDLVRKGYLELIEEGNKTILRLKEKTEGIPTDEEKFILNWYIRELGDGERVILEEIERVVENRGKAKEFNSNYERWKTIVYTDMLSKNLKMDKRDKFSTTLGVITGMTYFIGGVFMINYFQSSLFILISLLGFITMPYTFSRKRASLEKEKAISRWKAFRKFLVDYSNLEEAKLASIQLWEHYFVYAVALGVADKVAKGYKKIMAQKGENSDIIMGNSYRGSSLMSLYLYSNMFKTMEINTERVAQRAIESVAKSSNSSISGKGGGFSGGSSGGGGGRSGGGAF, from the coding sequence ATGTTAAAAAAACTACTTATATTATCTATACTCATTTTCACAACTATCTTTGGAAGTCCAGCTTATAATATTGAAAAATTAGATATAGTAGCTAATATTGAAAGAGATGGAAGTCTTGATGTAGAGGAGAGAGTTATTTATGATATAGATAAGATAAATGGTATACTTTACAATATAGATGCTTTAGGATATGGGAAACTTGAAAATTTACAAGTTTTTTATGAGGATAATGGAAGTTTAAAAAAAGCTGAGAACAGTGTAGCTCTAGCAGAGGGAAACTATAGTGTGAGCACAAGTGAGGGAGTGTATAAAATAAAACTTTATGCACCTAGTCAAAATGAGAAGAGGGAGTTTGTATTTACGTATACTCTGACAAGAGGGGTTACTGTTTATAGAGATATAGCTCAATTAAATAGGAAAATGGTAGGAAAGGATTGGCAAAGTCCAATAAAAACAATAGGAGTAACTATAAATTTGCCAGAGAGTGTAGATAAAAATGATATATATGCATTTGGACATGGACCACTTACAGGAAATATTGAGATATTGAATAGAAAAACTGTAAGATATACCTTGAATAACTACTATCCAGGAGAATTCTTAGAGGTAAATTTACTTTTTCCTAAAAATATTTTAACTGATTTTAATCCCTTATTAATGAAGAATAAAACTGCTCTAAAAGAGATATTGGATATGGAGGGAAGATTAGCTAAAGAAGCTAATGAAGTAAGGAAGAAGGCAGTAGTTGGATTATATGTTGGAAGAGCTGTATTTGGTGTTGCTATGGTTTGGTGGGTATTTTTAGCAATCTATATCTATCAAAAAAATAGCAAAAGATACAAGGTAGAAAATGAATATGGGGAGTATTTTAGAGAGTTACCAGATAATTATTCTCCAGCAGTAGCAGGAACTTTAATTTCTAAAAGATTGTATCCGGATAGTAGAGAGCTTTTTGCAACTCTATTAGATCTAGTCAGAAAAGGGTATTTAGAGCTTATAGAGGAAGGGAATAAGACTATTCTTAGACTGAAGGAGAAGACAGAGGGGATTCCAACAGATGAGGAGAAGTTCATCCTAAATTGGTATATAAGAGAGTTAGGAGATGGAGAGAGAGTTATTCTTGAAGAGATAGAAAGAGTAGTAGAAAATAGAGGAAAGGCTAAAGAATTTAATAGTAACTATGAAAGATGGAAAACTATAGTATATACAGATATGTTATCTAAAAATTTGAAAATGGATAAGAGAGATAAGTTTTCAACAACTTTAGGTGTAATTACTGGAATGACATATTTTATAGGTGGAGTTTTTATGATAAACTATTTCCAAAGTTCACTATTTATTTTAATCTCTTTATTAGGATTTATAACGATGCCTTATACTTTTTCAAGAAAAAGAGCAAGTTTAGAAAAGGAGAAGGCTATTTCAAGGTGGAAGGCTTTTAGAAAGTTTTTAGTAGACTATAGTAATTTGGAGGAGGCAAAATTAGCCTCTATTCAACTATGGGAGCATTATTTTGTCTATGCAGTAGCTCTGGGTGTGGCAGATAAGGTAGCTAAAGGGTATAAGAAGATAATGGCTCAAAAGGGAGAAAATTCAGATATAATTATGGGAAATAGTTATAGAGGAAGCTCATTGATGAGTCTATACCTATATAGCAATATGTTTAAAACTATGGAGATAAATACAGAAAGAGTAGCTCAAAGAGCTATTGAGAGTGTAGCTAAATCTTCAAATTCTTCCATCAGTGGAAAAGGTGGTGGATTTAGTGGTGGTTCCTCTGGTGGCGGAGGAGGCCGTAGTGGCGGAGGAGCATTCTAA
- a CDS encoding carboxypeptidase M32: MEEILKKFREKIKEKKMIEGALAVLQWDLETTTPKKGKDYLAEIVGYLSMKEYILTTSKEFEECVEFLSKNLEKLNEIERKEIEELKEDIEKMKRIPAQEYQAYSELVARTQGVWEEAKAENNYEKYKKNLAKIFEYTIKFANYHKKDEKNLYDVILQEYEKGMTSEKLDEFFSLLKSEIVPLLKKVKEAGNPDKKLLQKVDIEKQKQFNRFIGEYLGFDFDRGIGAESEHPFTMNITKNDVRLTTKYIENNPMSAVFSTIHETGHGIYEQQIGDNLQDTILGTGGSMGIHESQSRFYENIIGRDFHFWNHIYKRAQESFQFLKEVKLEDFYREINLVEPSLIRVEADELTYSLHIMVRYEIEKGIVDGTIDVDNLPKVWKEKMKEYLGVVPETDSEGVMQDVHWAAGLVGYFPSYALGSAYSAQIYNTMLKELNIVEILERGELDKIREWLGEKIHKYGKLKTTSEIIKEVTGEELNPKYYIEYLKEKYSKIYNI, from the coding sequence ATGGAAGAGATACTTAAAAAATTTAGAGAGAAGATAAAAGAAAAAAAGATGATCGAGGGAGCTTTAGCAGTATTACAGTGGGATTTAGAAACTACTACTCCAAAAAAGGGAAAAGATTATTTAGCTGAAATAGTTGGGTATCTAAGTATGAAAGAGTATATTTTGACAACGTCAAAGGAGTTTGAAGAGTGTGTAGAGTTCCTTAGTAAGAACTTAGAGAAGTTAAATGAGATAGAGAGAAAAGAGATCGAGGAACTAAAAGAGGATATAGAAAAGATGAAGAGGATCCCAGCTCAAGAGTACCAAGCTTACTCTGAATTAGTAGCTAGAACTCAAGGTGTCTGGGAAGAAGCGAAAGCAGAGAACAATTATGAAAAGTATAAGAAAAATTTAGCTAAGATATTTGAATATACTATTAAATTTGCAAACTATCATAAAAAAGATGAAAAAAATCTATATGATGTAATTTTACAAGAGTATGAAAAGGGAATGACAAGTGAAAAACTAGATGAGTTTTTTTCACTTTTAAAATCAGAGATAGTACCACTATTGAAAAAAGTTAAAGAGGCTGGAAATCCTGATAAAAAACTTCTTCAAAAAGTAGATATTGAGAAACAAAAACAGTTCAATAGATTTATAGGAGAGTATTTAGGATTTGATTTTGATAGAGGAATAGGTGCAGAGAGTGAGCATCCATTTACTATGAATATAACTAAAAATGATGTAAGGCTAACAACTAAGTATATAGAAAATAATCCTATGTCGGCAGTATTTAGTACTATCCATGAGACTGGACATGGAATATATGAGCAACAGATAGGGGATAACTTACAAGATACTATCTTAGGAACAGGTGGTTCTATGGGGATACATGAGTCTCAATCAAGATTTTATGAGAACATAATAGGAAGAGATTTTCATTTTTGGAATCACATATATAAAAGAGCTCAAGAGAGTTTTCAATTTTTAAAAGAGGTAAAGCTAGAAGATTTCTATAGAGAGATAAATTTGGTTGAACCGTCACTTATTAGAGTTGAAGCAGATGAATTAACTTATTCATTACATATTATGGTAAGATATGAGATAGAAAAGGGAATAGTAGATGGAACTATAGATGTAGATAATTTACCTAAAGTATGGAAAGAGAAGATGAAAGAGTATCTAGGAGTAGTACCAGAAACTGATAGTGAAGGAGTTATGCAAGATGTACATTGGGCAGCTGGGCTTGTAGGATATTTTCCATCTTATGCCTTAGGAAGTGCTTATTCAGCACAGATATATAACACTATGTTAAAAGAGTTAAATATAGTGGAGATATTAGAAAGAGGAGAGTTGGATAAGATAAGAGAGTGGCTTGGTGAGAAAATTCATAAATATGGAAAGTTAAAAACTACTTCTGAAATTATAAAAGAGGTTACAGGAGAGGAGTTAAATCCGAAATACTATATTGAATATTTAAAAGAGAAATATAGTAAAATATATAATATTTAG
- a CDS encoding thermonuclease family protein yields MKKIFTIILSLILSIFSYALDAYVEKVSDGDSFVVKANGKKMRVRMYGIDAPELKQKYGAESKKYLESLILKKTVELKVLYEDKYKRKVARVYFNNKEISLEMLRSGNAWFYEYHAGKEKSYRKAYEEAKKEKRGLWKDKNLENPRDYRLKNKREE; encoded by the coding sequence ATGAAGAAAATTTTTACAATAATATTGAGCTTAATTCTTTCAATCTTTTCCTATGCTCTAGATGCTTATGTAGAGAAGGTATCTGATGGAGATAGCTTTGTTGTAAAAGCTAATGGAAAAAAAATGAGAGTTAGAATGTATGGGATAGATGCTCCAGAATTAAAGCAAAAATATGGAGCAGAATCAAAGAAATATTTAGAAAGTTTGATACTTAAGAAGACTGTAGAATTAAAAGTCTTATATGAGGACAAGTATAAGAGAAAAGTAGCTAGAGTTTATTTTAATAACAAAGAGATAAGTTTAGAGATGTTAAGAAGTGGAAATGCTTGGTTTTATGAGTATCATGCAGGTAAAGAGAAAAGTTATAGAAAGGCTTATGAAGAAGCTAAGAAGGAGAAAAGAGGATTGTGGAAGGATAAAAATCTAGAAAATCCTAGAGATTATAGATTAAAAAATAAAAGAGAAGAGTAA
- a CDS encoding mechanosensitive ion channel, with translation MEKFLNEVVLKLADKNIFVNFTVELIFFALKLVFCIFLYYIVIKTIKKITPLFSLKKKKEEIVVDKSLKSFIRSILNIGLHALLITICLLIMGVKESSLLAFFGTMGIGVGLALKDNLSNFAGGIIILIFKVYKVGDEVNIDEEEGYIYDIDIFSTTLRAHNNDLIVIPNGIIISNKIINYTKTPTRRLKFIIGIAYDADIDIARKALEEMLRSNPLVLKDPDVYSHVESYGDSSINIALKGWTTNDHYWTVYKQTLNNIKKALDGVNVEIPFPQMDLSIKNPKIDINLKKD, from the coding sequence ATGGAAAAATTTTTAAATGAAGTTGTTTTAAAATTAGCCGATAAAAATATTTTTGTAAACTTTACGGTAGAATTAATATTTTTTGCTTTAAAATTAGTATTTTGTATCTTCCTATATTATATAGTAATAAAGACAATAAAAAAGATTACACCACTATTTAGTTTAAAAAAGAAAAAAGAGGAAATTGTAGTAGATAAATCTTTAAAAAGTTTTATAAGATCTATATTAAATATAGGATTACATGCTTTATTGATAACTATTTGTTTACTTATAATGGGAGTTAAGGAGAGTAGTTTATTAGCATTTTTTGGAACAATGGGAATAGGTGTTGGTCTTGCTTTAAAAGATAACCTATCTAACTTTGCTGGTGGAATAATTATTTTAATCTTTAAAGTGTATAAAGTAGGAGATGAGGTAAATATAGATGAAGAAGAAGGATATATTTATGATATAGATATTTTTTCAACGACTTTAAGAGCACATAACAACGATTTAATAGTTATACCAAATGGAATAATAATATCAAATAAGATAATCAACTATACAAAGACACCAACTAGAAGATTAAAATTTATAATAGGTATAGCTTATGATGCGGATATAGATATAGCAAGAAAAGCTCTAGAAGAGATGTTAAGAAGTAATCCACTTGTATTAAAGGATCCAGATGTATATTCACATGTAGAGTCTTATGGAGATAGCTCTATAAATATAGCATTGAAAGGATGGACTACAAACGATCACTATTGGACAGTGTATAAACAAACTTTAAATAATATTAAAAAGGCTTTAGATGGAGTAAATGTTGAAATTCCATTCCCACAAATGGATTTAAGCATAAAAAATCCAAAAATAGATATTAATCTAAAGAAAGATTAG
- a CDS encoding glycogen synthase, which produces MKVLFATGEAWPFIKTGGLGDVAYSLPKALKAKGIDARVILPKYGQIPEKYRNNMKHLGHKKIWASHYDAYVGIESYELEGVTYYFVDNMQYFTRSKIYGELDDCERFVFFTKAVVETFDITGFTPDIIHCNDWHTALTPIYLLERGFTNIRTVFTIHNLRFQGFFPNQELEETLEIDRWKYYQEDGLKYYDMISFLKGGVVYSDYVTTVSKSYAEEIKTPEYGEGIDGLFRKFDSKLVGIVNGIDGNVFKLNNTPKEELKAKLQKRLGLEVNPSIPLVAIISRLDRQKGIDMITQTFDRMMNLGIQFVLLGSGEAHYENFFRWKESQYPGRVCSYIGFNQPLSIEVYEGADIFLMPSLFEPCGLSQMIAMRYGTIPLVRETGGLKDTVTPYNEFTGEGDGFGFKEPNGDVMLKILSYAISIYKDKSQWNGIIKNAKARDNSWDKSADKYIEIYKKITV; this is translated from the coding sequence ATGAAGGTACTTTTTGCTACTGGAGAAGCTTGGCCATTTATAAAGACTGGTGGATTAGGAGATGTAGCTTACTCACTACCTAAGGCATTAAAAGCAAAGGGAATAGATGCAAGAGTAATTCTACCTAAATATGGGCAGATACCAGAGAAATACAGAAATAACATGAAGCATCTTGGGCATAAAAAAATCTGGGCATCTCACTATGATGCTTATGTAGGAATAGAGAGTTATGAACTAGAAGGAGTAACATATTATTTTGTTGATAATATGCAATATTTTACAAGGTCTAAAATATATGGTGAGTTAGATGATTGTGAAAGATTTGTTTTTTTCACAAAGGCAGTAGTAGAAACTTTTGATATTACAGGTTTTACTCCAGATATTATTCATTGTAATGATTGGCATACTGCTCTTACTCCAATATATCTTTTAGAGAGAGGATTTACAAATATAAGGACAGTATTTACAATTCATAACTTAAGATTCCAAGGGTTTTTTCCAAATCAAGAGTTGGAAGAAACTTTAGAGATTGACAGATGGAAGTATTATCAAGAGGACGGATTAAAATACTATGATATGATATCTTTCTTAAAAGGTGGAGTAGTATATTCAGATTATGTAACTACAGTAAGTAAATCTTATGCTGAGGAGATAAAAACTCCGGAGTATGGAGAGGGAATAGATGGACTTTTTAGAAAGTTTGATAGTAAATTAGTAGGAATAGTAAATGGAATAGATGGGAATGTATTTAAATTAAATAATACTCCTAAAGAAGAGTTAAAGGCTAAACTACAAAAAAGATTAGGTTTAGAAGTAAATCCAAGTATACCATTAGTAGCTATAATCTCAAGATTGGATAGACAAAAGGGTATAGATATGATAACACAGACTTTTGATAGAATGATGAATCTTGGAATCCAATTTGTACTCCTTGGAAGCGGAGAGGCACATTATGAGAACTTCTTTAGATGGAAAGAGAGTCAGTACCCAGGTAGAGTTTGCTCTTATATAGGGTTTAATCAACCACTTTCTATAGAGGTGTATGAAGGGGCTGATATTTTCTTAATGCCATCTCTTTTTGAACCATGTGGACTATCACAAATGATAGCTATGAGATATGGAACTATCCCTCTTGTAAGAGAAACTGGAGGATTGAAAGATACTGTAACTCCATACAATGAATTTACTGGAGAGGGAGATGGATTTGGGTTTAAAGAACCAAATGGAGATGTAATGTTAAAGATACTTTCATATGCTATCTCAATCTATAAAGATAAATCTCAATGGAATGGAATTATAAAAAATGCTAAGGCTAGAGATAATAGTTGGGATAAATCGGCAGATAAATATATTGAAATATATAAAAAAATAACAGTATAA
- the glgD gene encoding glucose-1-phosphate adenylyltransferase subunit GlgD — translation MLNNYMAIIFLDENLDNIRSLTKMRPLASVPVGGTYRIIDFPLSNLVNAGIRNVGIFAGNEDLNSLTDHIGRGTEWDLDRKKDGIFMFKQMADSTYTTNIKRVKKNMEYFFRSKQENIVVLSSHMVCNLDIKDVVKHHEASGRDITLVYKNVNNANERFDNCDSVKIGENGEVLGIGQNLFFKKDENISLEAFVMSKELLIKMICDGIQDGVYYTVRDLVTRNVGRVSVNGYEFKGYLSCINSTKEYFDFNMDLLKKEVRDDLFNPERSIYTKTKDTPPSLFRESAEVNNSLIANGCMLGGVVKNSVLARGAVVEAGAIVEDCILLQDSVVKAGAVLKNIIVDKNNVINSNEKLSASRNYPLVIEKNIKWDDKHYKNLLAYLEGARKN, via the coding sequence ATGCTAAATAATTACATGGCTATAATATTTTTAGATGAAAATTTAGATAATATAAGATCACTTACAAAGATGAGACCACTTGCATCAGTTCCAGTAGGAGGGACATATAGAATAATAGATTTTCCATTGTCAAATCTTGTAAATGCAGGAATAAGAAATGTTGGTATTTTTGCTGGAAACGAGGATCTAAACTCACTTACAGACCATATAGGAAGAGGAACGGAGTGGGATTTAGATAGAAAAAAAGATGGAATATTTATGTTTAAACAAATGGCAGATTCTACATATACAACTAATATAAAAAGAGTTAAGAAAAATATGGAATATTTTTTCCGTAGTAAGCAAGAAAATATAGTTGTTTTAAGTTCACATATGGTTTGTAACTTAGATATTAAAGATGTGGTAAAACATCATGAGGCTAGTGGAAGAGATATAACATTAGTTTATAAAAATGTAAATAACGCAAATGAGAGATTCGATAATTGTGATAGTGTTAAAATTGGAGAAAATGGAGAGGTTTTAGGAATAGGACAAAATCTTTTCTTTAAAAAGGATGAAAATATATCTCTAGAAGCTTTTGTTATGAGTAAAGAACTTTTAATAAAAATGATATGTGATGGAATACAAGATGGAGTTTACTATACAGTAAGAGATCTAGTAACAAGAAATGTAGGAAGAGTTTCGGTAAATGGTTATGAATTCAAAGGGTACTTATCTTGTATTAACTCAACAAAAGAGTATTTTGATTTTAATATGGATCTTTTAAAGAAAGAAGTTAGAGACGATTTATTTAATCCAGAAAGAAGTATATATACTAAGACAAAGGATACACCACCATCACTATTTAGAGAGAGTGCGGAAGTTAATAATAGCTTAATAGCCAATGGATGTATGTTAGGAGGAGTTGTAAAAAACTCTGTTTTGGCTAGAGGTGCAGTAGTTGAAGCTGGAGCTATAGTTGAGGATTGTATACTATTACAAGATAGTGTTGTAAAAGCTGGGGCTGTTTTGAAAAATATCATTGTAGATAAAAATAATGTTATAAATTCAAATGAAAAACTAAGTGCTTCTAGAAATTATCCGTTAGTAATAGAAAAAAATATAAAATGGGATGATAAGCACTATAAAAATTTATTAGCTTATTTAGAAGGAGCTAGAAAAAACTAA